From a region of the Osmerus mordax isolate fOsmMor3 unplaced genomic scaffold, fOsmMor3.pri Scaffold_203, whole genome shotgun sequence genome:
- the LOC136939505 gene encoding nuclear receptor-binding protein 2-like isoform X3, with protein sequence MDTEEGVEVVWNEVLFSDRKVFKAQEEKIKEMFENLMQVEHPNIVKFHKYWLDMRDSQARVIFITEYMSSGSLKQFLKKTKKNHKTMNVKAWKRWCTQILSALSYLHSCDPPIIHGNLTCDTIFIQHNGLIKIGSVWHRLFVNAVYLPSQQVFPGASGKVRPHRDEQRNLHFFSPEYGTEEDDYAIDIFSFGICALEMAVLEIQANGDAVVSKEAISNAGQSLEDPLMREFTQSCVRHEAKLRPTAHDLLFHRVLFEVHSLKLLAAHCFISNQYLLPENCVEEKTKSFDPNAVMAEIKHRDRAGVQLKYSHVSPLELDKFLEDVKNGIYPLMNFASSRPHPVPRALSLSQEQVETVKTPTPEPQETESRKVIQMHCNLESNEEGTKTHLSLFLKMDDKLHRQLSCDILPTDCSKDLANELVHYAFISEEDCDKLAGFLEDALGKHRLRALASGSTQ encoded by the exons AtggacacagaggagggggtggaggttgtCTGGAACGAGGTGCTGTTCTCTGACAGGAAGGTCTTCAAAGCACAGGAG GAGAAGATCAAGGAGATGTTTGAGAACCTGATGCAGGTGGAACATCCGAATATTGTCAAGTTCCACAAGTACTGGCTGGATATGAGGGACAGTCAAGCTCGG GTCATATTCATTACAGAATACATGTCCTCTGGTAGCTTGAAGCAATTTCTCAAGAAAACCAAGAAAAACCACAAGACTATGAACGTCAAG GCATGGAAGAGGTGGTGTACCCAGATACTGTCTGCCCTCAG TTACCTGCACTCCTGTGACCCGCCTATTATCCATGGCAACCTGACCTGCGATACCATCTTCATCCAACACAACGGCCTTATCAAGATTGGCTCAG TGTGGCACAGACTGTTTGTGAATG CCGTCTATCTTCCCTCACAACAAGTGTTCCCGGGGGCCAGTGGTAAGGTACGACCTCACCGAGACGAGCAGAGGAACCTGCACTTCTTCTCTCCAGAGTATGGCA CAGAGGAGGATGATTATGCCATTGACATCTTCTCTTTTGGGATCTGTGCTCTGGAG ATGGCTGTGCTGGAGATCCAAGCCAACGGGGATGCTGTCGTGTCTAAGGAGGCTATCTCCAATGCAGGCCAGTCTCTGGAGGACCCTCTGATGAGA GAGTTCACCCAGTCGTGTGTGCGTCACGAGGCCAAGCTGCGTCCCACTGCCCACGACCTGCTGTTTCACCGCGTGCTGTTTGAGGTCCACTCCCTCAAGCTGCTGGCCGCACACTGCTTCATCAGCAACCAGT ACCTGCTGCCAGAGAACTGTGTGGAGGAGAAGACCAAGTCCTTCGACCCCAACGCTGTCATGGCGGAAATCAAACACCGCGACCGTGCAGGAGTGCAGCTAAA GTATTCTCACGTGTCTCCACTGGAGCTGGACAAGTTTCTGGAGGATGTCAA GAATGGGATCTACCCCCTCATGAACTTTGCTTCGTCGCGCCCCCATCCTGTCCCACgtgccctgtctctgtctcaggagCAGGTGGAGACCGTGAAGACCCCCACCCCAGAACCGCAAGAGACTGAGtccaggaag gtgatcCAGATGCACTGTAACTTGGAATCAAATGAAGAAGGGACCAAAACTCAC ctgtctctgtttctgaagATGGATGACAAGCTGCATAGACAGCTCAGCTGTGACATCCTCCCAA CTGACTGCTCCAAAGACCTTGCCAATGAACTTGTTCACTACGCCTTCATAAGTGAG GAGGACTGTGATAAGCTGGCGGGGTTCCTGGAAGATGCTCTAGGCAAACATCGGCTCAGAGCGCTGGCCTCAGGGAGCACACAGTGA
- the LOC136939505 gene encoding nuclear receptor-binding protein 2-like isoform X2, translating to MDTEEGVEVVWNEVLFSDRKVFKAQEEKIKEMFENLMQVEHPNIVKFHKYWLDMRDSQARVIFITEYMSSGSLKQFLKKTKKNHKTMNVKAWKRWCTQILSALSYLHSCDPPIIHGNLTCDTIFIQHNGLIKIGSVWHRLFVNVGFDFLAVYLPSQQVFPGASGKVRPHRDEQRNLHFFSPEYGKEDDYAIDIFSFGICALEMAVLEIQANGDAVVSKEAISNAGQSLEDPLMREFTQSCVRHEAKLRPTAHDLLFHRVLFEVHSLKLLAAHCFISNQYLLPENCVEEKTKSFDPNAVMAEIKHRDRAGVQLKYSHVSPLELDKFLEDVKNGIYPLMNFASSRPHPVPRALSLSQEQVETVKTPTPEPQETESRKVIQMHCNLESNEEGTKTHLSLFLKMDDKLHRQLSCDILPTDCSKDLANELVHYAFISEEDCDKLAGFLEDALGKHRLRALASGSTQ from the exons AtggacacagaggagggggtggaggttgtCTGGAACGAGGTGCTGTTCTCTGACAGGAAGGTCTTCAAAGCACAGGAG GAGAAGATCAAGGAGATGTTTGAGAACCTGATGCAGGTGGAACATCCGAATATTGTCAAGTTCCACAAGTACTGGCTGGATATGAGGGACAGTCAAGCTCGG GTCATATTCATTACAGAATACATGTCCTCTGGTAGCTTGAAGCAATTTCTCAAGAAAACCAAGAAAAACCACAAGACTATGAACGTCAAG GCATGGAAGAGGTGGTGTACCCAGATACTGTCTGCCCTCAG TTACCTGCACTCCTGTGACCCGCCTATTATCCATGGCAACCTGACCTGCGATACCATCTTCATCCAACACAACGGCCTTATCAAGATTGGCTCAG TGTGGCACAGACTGTTTGTGAATG TTGGGTTTGATTTTCTAGCCGTCTATCTTCCCTCACAACAAGTGTTCCCGGGGGCCAGTGGTAAGGTACGACCTCACCGAGACGAGCAGAGGAACCTGCACTTCTTCTCTCCAGAGTATGGCA AGGAGGATGATTATGCCATTGACATCTTCTCTTTTGGGATCTGTGCTCTGGAG ATGGCTGTGCTGGAGATCCAAGCCAACGGGGATGCTGTCGTGTCTAAGGAGGCTATCTCCAATGCAGGCCAGTCTCTGGAGGACCCTCTGATGAGA GAGTTCACCCAGTCGTGTGTGCGTCACGAGGCCAAGCTGCGTCCCACTGCCCACGACCTGCTGTTTCACCGCGTGCTGTTTGAGGTCCACTCCCTCAAGCTGCTGGCCGCACACTGCTTCATCAGCAACCAGT ACCTGCTGCCAGAGAACTGTGTGGAGGAGAAGACCAAGTCCTTCGACCCCAACGCTGTCATGGCGGAAATCAAACACCGCGACCGTGCAGGAGTGCAGCTAAA GTATTCTCACGTGTCTCCACTGGAGCTGGACAAGTTTCTGGAGGATGTCAA GAATGGGATCTACCCCCTCATGAACTTTGCTTCGTCGCGCCCCCATCCTGTCCCACgtgccctgtctctgtctcaggagCAGGTGGAGACCGTGAAGACCCCCACCCCAGAACCGCAAGAGACTGAGtccaggaag gtgatcCAGATGCACTGTAACTTGGAATCAAATGAAGAAGGGACCAAAACTCAC ctgtctctgtttctgaagATGGATGACAAGCTGCATAGACAGCTCAGCTGTGACATCCTCCCAA CTGACTGCTCCAAAGACCTTGCCAATGAACTTGTTCACTACGCCTTCATAAGTGAG GAGGACTGTGATAAGCTGGCGGGGTTCCTGGAAGATGCTCTAGGCAAACATCGGCTCAGAGCGCTGGCCTCAGGGAGCACACAGTGA
- the LOC136939505 gene encoding nuclear receptor-binding protein 2-like isoform X1: MDTEEGVEVVWNEVLFSDRKVFKAQEEKIKEMFENLMQVEHPNIVKFHKYWLDMRDSQARVIFITEYMSSGSLKQFLKKTKKNHKTMNVKAWKRWCTQILSALSYLHSCDPPIIHGNLTCDTIFIQHNGLIKIGSVWHRLFVNVGFDFLAVYLPSQQVFPGASGKVRPHRDEQRNLHFFSPEYGTEEDDYAIDIFSFGICALEMAVLEIQANGDAVVSKEAISNAGQSLEDPLMREFTQSCVRHEAKLRPTAHDLLFHRVLFEVHSLKLLAAHCFISNQYLLPENCVEEKTKSFDPNAVMAEIKHRDRAGVQLKYSHVSPLELDKFLEDVKNGIYPLMNFASSRPHPVPRALSLSQEQVETVKTPTPEPQETESRKVIQMHCNLESNEEGTKTHLSLFLKMDDKLHRQLSCDILPTDCSKDLANELVHYAFISEEDCDKLAGFLEDALGKHRLRALASGSTQ; this comes from the exons AtggacacagaggagggggtggaggttgtCTGGAACGAGGTGCTGTTCTCTGACAGGAAGGTCTTCAAAGCACAGGAG GAGAAGATCAAGGAGATGTTTGAGAACCTGATGCAGGTGGAACATCCGAATATTGTCAAGTTCCACAAGTACTGGCTGGATATGAGGGACAGTCAAGCTCGG GTCATATTCATTACAGAATACATGTCCTCTGGTAGCTTGAAGCAATTTCTCAAGAAAACCAAGAAAAACCACAAGACTATGAACGTCAAG GCATGGAAGAGGTGGTGTACCCAGATACTGTCTGCCCTCAG TTACCTGCACTCCTGTGACCCGCCTATTATCCATGGCAACCTGACCTGCGATACCATCTTCATCCAACACAACGGCCTTATCAAGATTGGCTCAG TGTGGCACAGACTGTTTGTGAATG TTGGGTTTGATTTTCTAGCCGTCTATCTTCCCTCACAACAAGTGTTCCCGGGGGCCAGTGGTAAGGTACGACCTCACCGAGACGAGCAGAGGAACCTGCACTTCTTCTCTCCAGAGTATGGCA CAGAGGAGGATGATTATGCCATTGACATCTTCTCTTTTGGGATCTGTGCTCTGGAG ATGGCTGTGCTGGAGATCCAAGCCAACGGGGATGCTGTCGTGTCTAAGGAGGCTATCTCCAATGCAGGCCAGTCTCTGGAGGACCCTCTGATGAGA GAGTTCACCCAGTCGTGTGTGCGTCACGAGGCCAAGCTGCGTCCCACTGCCCACGACCTGCTGTTTCACCGCGTGCTGTTTGAGGTCCACTCCCTCAAGCTGCTGGCCGCACACTGCTTCATCAGCAACCAGT ACCTGCTGCCAGAGAACTGTGTGGAGGAGAAGACCAAGTCCTTCGACCCCAACGCTGTCATGGCGGAAATCAAACACCGCGACCGTGCAGGAGTGCAGCTAAA GTATTCTCACGTGTCTCCACTGGAGCTGGACAAGTTTCTGGAGGATGTCAA GAATGGGATCTACCCCCTCATGAACTTTGCTTCGTCGCGCCCCCATCCTGTCCCACgtgccctgtctctgtctcaggagCAGGTGGAGACCGTGAAGACCCCCACCCCAGAACCGCAAGAGACTGAGtccaggaag gtgatcCAGATGCACTGTAACTTGGAATCAAATGAAGAAGGGACCAAAACTCAC ctgtctctgtttctgaagATGGATGACAAGCTGCATAGACAGCTCAGCTGTGACATCCTCCCAA CTGACTGCTCCAAAGACCTTGCCAATGAACTTGTTCACTACGCCTTCATAAGTGAG GAGGACTGTGATAAGCTGGCGGGGTTCCTGGAAGATGCTCTAGGCAAACATCGGCTCAGAGCGCTGGCCTCAGGGAGCACACAGTGA
- the LOC136939505 gene encoding nuclear receptor-binding protein 2-like isoform X4 produces the protein MDTEEGVEVVWNEVLFSDRKVFKAQEEKIKEMFENLMQVEHPNIVKFHKYWLDMRDSQARVIFITEYMSSGSLKQFLKKTKKNHKTMNVKAWKRWCTQILSALSYLHSCDPPIIHGNLTCDTIFIQHNGLIKIGSVWHRLFVNVFPGASGKVRPHRDEQRNLHFFSPEYGTEEDDYAIDIFSFGICALEMAVLEIQANGDAVVSKEAISNAGQSLEDPLMREFTQSCVRHEAKLRPTAHDLLFHRVLFEVHSLKLLAAHCFISNQYLLPENCVEEKTKSFDPNAVMAEIKHRDRAGVQLKYSHVSPLELDKFLEDVKNGIYPLMNFASSRPHPVPRALSLSQEQVETVKTPTPEPQETESRKVIQMHCNLESNEEGTKTHLSLFLKMDDKLHRQLSCDILPTDCSKDLANELVHYAFISEEDCDKLAGFLEDALGKHRLRALASGSTQ, from the exons AtggacacagaggagggggtggaggttgtCTGGAACGAGGTGCTGTTCTCTGACAGGAAGGTCTTCAAAGCACAGGAG GAGAAGATCAAGGAGATGTTTGAGAACCTGATGCAGGTGGAACATCCGAATATTGTCAAGTTCCACAAGTACTGGCTGGATATGAGGGACAGTCAAGCTCGG GTCATATTCATTACAGAATACATGTCCTCTGGTAGCTTGAAGCAATTTCTCAAGAAAACCAAGAAAAACCACAAGACTATGAACGTCAAG GCATGGAAGAGGTGGTGTACCCAGATACTGTCTGCCCTCAG TTACCTGCACTCCTGTGACCCGCCTATTATCCATGGCAACCTGACCTGCGATACCATCTTCATCCAACACAACGGCCTTATCAAGATTGGCTCAG TGTGGCACAGACTGTTTGTGAATG TGTTCCCGGGGGCCAGTGGTAAGGTACGACCTCACCGAGACGAGCAGAGGAACCTGCACTTCTTCTCTCCAGAGTATGGCA CAGAGGAGGATGATTATGCCATTGACATCTTCTCTTTTGGGATCTGTGCTCTGGAG ATGGCTGTGCTGGAGATCCAAGCCAACGGGGATGCTGTCGTGTCTAAGGAGGCTATCTCCAATGCAGGCCAGTCTCTGGAGGACCCTCTGATGAGA GAGTTCACCCAGTCGTGTGTGCGTCACGAGGCCAAGCTGCGTCCCACTGCCCACGACCTGCTGTTTCACCGCGTGCTGTTTGAGGTCCACTCCCTCAAGCTGCTGGCCGCACACTGCTTCATCAGCAACCAGT ACCTGCTGCCAGAGAACTGTGTGGAGGAGAAGACCAAGTCCTTCGACCCCAACGCTGTCATGGCGGAAATCAAACACCGCGACCGTGCAGGAGTGCAGCTAAA GTATTCTCACGTGTCTCCACTGGAGCTGGACAAGTTTCTGGAGGATGTCAA GAATGGGATCTACCCCCTCATGAACTTTGCTTCGTCGCGCCCCCATCCTGTCCCACgtgccctgtctctgtctcaggagCAGGTGGAGACCGTGAAGACCCCCACCCCAGAACCGCAAGAGACTGAGtccaggaag gtgatcCAGATGCACTGTAACTTGGAATCAAATGAAGAAGGGACCAAAACTCAC ctgtctctgtttctgaagATGGATGACAAGCTGCATAGACAGCTCAGCTGTGACATCCTCCCAA CTGACTGCTCCAAAGACCTTGCCAATGAACTTGTTCACTACGCCTTCATAAGTGAG GAGGACTGTGATAAGCTGGCGGGGTTCCTGGAAGATGCTCTAGGCAAACATCGGCTCAGAGCGCTGGCCTCAGGGAGCACACAGTGA